In Edaphobacter dinghuensis, a genomic segment contains:
- a CDS encoding PilZ domain-containing protein gives MSQRPRTSGDNPVRNAVRFPMRLAIHLSTEDGDIEAVTENISANGLLFVSDRLPEIDSKIEFTITMPSAVMGSATDVTIHCRGRVVRHSIENGEKKAAAVIDEYFLKA, from the coding sequence GTGAGTCAGCGGCCCAGGACGAGTGGAGACAATCCAGTTCGCAATGCAGTCCGTTTTCCGATGAGACTGGCCATTCATCTCTCGACTGAGGATGGCGACATCGAAGCCGTAACCGAGAATATCTCTGCCAACGGCCTGCTCTTCGTCAGTGACCGCCTTCCCGAAATTGACAGTAAAATTGAGTTCACTATTACAATGCCCTCGGCGGTAATGGGTTCCGCTACCGATGTCACCATTCATTGCAGGGGTCGCGTGGTACGCCACTCCATAGAGAATGGTGAAAAGAAGGCCGCTGCTGTGATCGACGAATATTTCCTAAAGGCCTGA
- a CDS encoding RNA polymerase sigma factor → MSAIQSPATEEIHPDVALVARAKTGDAAAFEQLVRQYERQIFRVAQHITQNREDAEDITQDAFLKAYEKLDQFQGNSKFSTWLVRIAVNESLMRLRKRKTSKTVSMDADVQTEEGAIPRDFAEWRPNPEQNYNQAELAEILRKTIQGLPPGFRTVFTLRDIENLSTEETAEALGLSVPAVKSRLLRARLQLRERLSRYFHKKEGQPA, encoded by the coding sequence ATGTCAGCCATCCAATCCCCAGCGACGGAAGAAATTCACCCGGATGTAGCGCTTGTAGCTCGCGCAAAGACGGGTGACGCGGCTGCTTTCGAGCAGCTCGTGCGGCAGTACGAACGCCAGATCTTCCGGGTAGCGCAGCATATTACGCAAAACCGTGAAGACGCCGAAGACATCACGCAGGATGCATTTCTCAAGGCTTACGAGAAGCTGGACCAGTTCCAGGGAAACTCCAAGTTCTCGACTTGGCTCGTCCGCATCGCTGTCAATGAAAGCCTCATGCGGTTGCGCAAGCGCAAGACCAGCAAGACGGTCTCGATGGACGCGGACGTTCAGACCGAAGAAGGGGCAATTCCAAGAGATTTTGCTGAGTGGCGGCCTAATCCCGAGCAAAACTACAATCAGGCGGAGCTTGCAGAGATCCTTCGCAAGACGATCCAGGGCCTTCCCCCCGGTTTTCGTACTGTCTTCACCCTTCGCGACATTGAAAATCTCTCCACGGAAGAGACTGCGGAGGCACTCGGCTTGAGCGTTCCTGCTGTCAAATCGAGGCTGTTGCGAGCGC
- a CDS encoding response regulator transcription factor, producing the protein MTVVHFDKTRSDDEVPDENVQEGAGSAGIRVILADSQAIYRVGIRKIFALEDDIRVVAQVETLNNLYLALQRYPTDVVVLEGQLIAGTIDAIPELVRQAPDAKLIVQVSEADEANTVELYRRGVRGVVPRSISPDLLIKCVRKIADGETWIDNQSISWVIEAYRAQATSLTDPKVQPKLSKKELAIISCITRGMRNKEIAYQIGTTEQVIKNYLRKIYDKLGVSDRLELALYCLHHELLKKYTQELNSAGIATEPSQPLRAKM; encoded by the coding sequence ATGACGGTTGTTCATTTTGACAAAACCCGGAGTGATGACGAGGTTCCGGACGAGAACGTTCAGGAAGGTGCAGGTTCCGCTGGAATTCGCGTCATTTTGGCCGATTCGCAGGCAATCTATCGTGTCGGGATCCGGAAGATCTTTGCGCTCGAGGACGACATTCGCGTCGTTGCTCAGGTAGAAACCCTCAATAATCTCTATCTCGCGCTGCAACGCTACCCCACCGACGTTGTTGTGCTCGAAGGCCAACTGATCGCCGGCACCATCGACGCCATTCCGGAGCTGGTGCGTCAGGCTCCCGATGCCAAGCTGATCGTTCAGGTCTCTGAGGCGGATGAGGCCAACACCGTCGAGCTCTACCGCCGTGGAGTTCGCGGCGTGGTGCCGCGCTCTATCTCTCCGGACCTCCTGATCAAATGTGTCCGCAAGATCGCCGACGGCGAGACCTGGATCGACAATCAATCCATTAGCTGGGTCATCGAGGCCTATCGCGCCCAGGCGACCTCGCTCACTGATCCCAAAGTCCAGCCCAAGCTCTCGAAGAAGGAGCTGGCCATCATCAGCTGCATCACCCGCGGTATGCGTAACAAGGAGATTGCCTACCAGATCGGCACGACTGAACAGGTGATCAAGAACTATCTCCGCAAGATCTACGACAAGCTTGGGGTGTCGGATCGCCTGGAGCTGGCGCTCTATTGCCTGCACCATGAGTTGCTGAAGAAGTACACCCAGGAGCTCAACAGCGCGGGTATCGCAACAGAGCCGTCTCAGCCGTTACGAGCCAAGATGTAA